Proteins encoded together in one Anaerococcus murdochii window:
- a CDS encoding DUF956 family protein, with translation MVESQNTKIDYQTKANYLGGFTSHGDLLVGNRALEYYNERNVRDFIQIPYTEIKMVTASVFFKKKITRFAIHTKKNGDFIFNSPDNKAILRALNKYLPDDKLRRSLTVWDYLKRKFKK, from the coding sequence ATGGTAGAAAGTCAAAACACCAAGATCGACTACCAAACTAAGGCAAATTACCTGGGAGGGTTCACCAGCCATGGTGACCTCCTAGTAGGTAATAGGGCCCTAGAATATTACAACGAAAGAAATGTCAGAGATTTTATTCAAATTCCATACACAGAAATTAAAATGGTGACAGCATCGGTATTTTTTAAGAAAAAGATTACCCGCTTTGCTATCCACACCAAAAAAAACGGGGATTTTATCTTTAATAGCCCTGACAACAAGGCTATCCTAAGAGCCCTTAACAAATATCTTCCAGATGACAAATTAAGGAGGTCTTTGACTGTGTGGGACTATTTGAAAAGGAAGTTTAAAAAATAA